One window from the genome of Pyrus communis chromosome 16, drPyrComm1.1, whole genome shotgun sequence encodes:
- the LOC137720712 gene encoding uncharacterized protein — MGWFKTPSIFTSNNHRNLPYYNPIRQNPVNNSETPKDGVPNKLFRLLRRLMSGGKIDGGSRTEAEEKLYSWLYALAQSDKDLVFEYVRSTERGLSFTEAERRLKENGPNVPVDYSFPSWWHILWNAFFHPFNIILIVLSVISYITSDSPNGCIMLVLVFISVSLRFYQEYGSSKAAMKLSEFVRCPVKVQRCAGRVVQTELVVQIDQRDVVPGDIVIFEPGDLFPGDVRLLSTKHLVVSQSSLTGESWTTEKTADVREDSSTPLLDLRNICFMGTNVVSGGGVGLVVSTGSKTYMSTMFSNIGKKKPPNEFEDGVRRISYVLIAVMLVVVTIIVATDYSTSHDLSESILFGVSVASALTPQMLPLIVNTSLAKGALAMAKDRCIIKSLTAIRDMGSMDILCIDKTGTLTMNRAIMVNHLNSWGLQKEKVLQFAFLNSYFKTDQKYPLDDAILAHVYTNGYKFQPSKWKKIDEIPFDFIRRRVAIIMEREAEDRSHHISDRIVVTKGALEEVMKVCSFIEDVDGETNITFSTEHYQRILNLTEEISNEGLRAIGVAIRRLETETSYQHRDDDETFESDMVFLGLITFFDPPKDSAKQALWRLAEKGVKAKVLTGDSLTLSIRVCKEVGIRTTHVVTGPELELLDQDSFHETVKRATVLARLTPTQKLRVVQSLQAVGNHTVGFLGDGVNDSLALDAANVGISVDSGVSVAKDFADIILLEKDLNVLIAGVEHGRLTFGNTMKYIKMSVIANLGSVLSILIATLGLKYEPLTPKQLLTQNFLYSVGQIAIPWDKMEEEYVKVPQKWSKKGFPMFILWNGPVCTLFDVSTLMFLWFYYKADSLEDIVFFHSAWFIEGLLMQTLIIHLIRTEKIPFVQEFASWPVLCSTVLISAIGIAIPFTPIGDVMGFVELPLSYFGFLVVLFVGYIFVGQVVKRLYIMVYKSWL, encoded by the exons ATGGGCTGGTTCAAAACCCCTAGCATTTTCACTTCAAACAATCACAGAAACCTTCCTTACTACAACCCAATTCGCCAAAACCCTGTAAACAACTCTGAAACTCCGAAAGATGGTGTCCCTAACAAGCTCTTTCGACTACTGCGCAGGCTTATGTCTGGAG GAAAAATTGATGGGGGGTCAAGGACTGAGGCAGAGGAGAAGCTCTACTCTTGGTTATACGCCTTGGCGCAATCAGACAAGGATTTGGTTTTCGAGTATGTTCGATCCACTGAAAGGG GATTGAGCTTTACTGAAGCTGAGAGGAGACTGAAGGAAAATGGCCCGAATGTTCCTGTGGATTATTCTTTTCCGAGCTGGTGGCATATTTTGTGGAATGCTTTCTTTCATCCTTTCAATATCATATTGATCGTCTTGTCTGTAATCTCGTACATAACCAGTGACAGTCCAAATGGTTGTATCATGCTTGTTTTGGTTTTCATAAGTGTCTCCCTTCGATTCTATCAG GAATATGGCAGTTCAAAAGCGGCCATGAAACTCTCAGAATTCGTAAGGTGCCCAGTCAAAGTGCAAAGATGCGCAGGTAGAGTTGTTCAAACCGAACTAGTAGTACAAATTGATCAAAGAGATGTCGTTCCTGGCGACATTGTCATTTTTGAACCTGGAGACCTCTTTCCTGGTGATGTGAGGCTATTGTCTACGAAACACCTTGTTGTAAG TCAGTCCTCGTTAACAGGAGAGTCCTGGACAACTGAGAAAACAGCTGATGTCAGAGAAGATTCGAGCACTCCATTGCTCGATTTACGGAATATTTGCTTCATG GGAACAAATGTAGTATCAGGTGGCGGAGTTGGTCTAGTGGTGTCCACTGGATCTAAGACGTACATGAGCACCATGTTTTCAAACATAGGAAAGAAGAAACCACCAAATGAATTTGAGGATGGTGTTCGCCGCATATCTTATGTGCTGATTGCGGTTATGCTTGTAGTAGTCACCATCATAGTTGCAACTGACTACAGTACATCTCATGATCTGTCTGAGAGCATCCTTTTCGGAGTCTCGGTGGCAAGTGCACTCACTCCTCAAATGCTTCCCCTCATTGTTAACACAAGTCTTGCAAAAGGAGCACTTGCTATGGCCAAAGACAGATGCATTATCAAAAGCTTAACTGCAATACGAGACATGGGATCTAT GGATATCTTATGCATTGACAAGACGGGTACGCTCACCATGAACCGTGCAATAATGGTTAATCATCTGAACAGCTGGGGATTACAGAAAGAAAAGGTTTTACAGTTTGCTTTCCTCAACTCCTATTTCAAGACCGACCAGAAGTATCCCCTTGACGATGCAATTTTGGCACATGTATATACCAATGGATACAAGTTCCAGCCTTCGAAATGGAAGAAAATAGATGAGATTCCTTTTGATTTTATAAGAAGAAGAGTAGCTATTATCATGGAGAGAGAAGCAGAAGACAGAAGCCACCACATTTCCGATAGAATCGTGGTGACAAAAGGAGCTCTGGAAGAAGTGATGAAAGTTTGTTCTTTTATAGAGGATGTTGACGGGGAAACGAATATAACTTTCTCTACAGAACACTATCAAAGGATTTTAAATCTCACTGAAGAAATTAGCAATGAGGGACTCAGAGCTATTGGAGTGGCAATAAGGAGGCTGGAAACG GAAACGAGCTATCAACACAGAGACGATGATGAAACTTTTGAATCAGACATGGTTTTCCTTGGCCTCATAACATTCTTTGACCCGCCCAAGGACTCAGCAAAGCAAGCTCTGTGGCGGTTGGCTGAGAAGGGAGTGAAAGCAAAGGTCTTGACAGGTGACTCGCTCACACTATCAATAAGAGTTTGCAAGGAAGTTGGTATAAGAACCACCCATGTTGTTACAGGGCCAGAGCTTGAGTTACTCGACCAGGATTCCTTTCATGAGACGGTTAAAAGAGCAACTGTACTAGCTCGACTCACCCCAACACAGAAACTCCGAGTTGTTCAGTCCCTGCAGGCAGTTGGAAACCACACTGTTGGCTTCTTAGGAGATGGAGTAAATGACTCGCTTGCGCTGGATGCAGCCAATGTTGGTATATCAGTTGACTCAGGAGTATCAGTTGCAAAAGACTTTGCTGACATTATATTACTCGAGAAGGATCTCAATGTCCTCATCGCTGGAGTTGAGCACGGTAGACTCACTTTTGGGAACACAATGAAGTACATAAAAATGTCGGTAATTGCCAATCTAGGAAGCGTTCTCTCAATTCTCATAGCAACCTTGGGTCTCAAGTATGAACCGTTGACTCCAAAACAGCTTCTTACGCAGAACTTCTTGTATAGTGTTGGCCAGATTGCAATCCCATGGGACAAAATGGAAGAAGAATATGTAAAAGTACcacaaaaatggtcgaagaaaGGCTTTCCGATGTTTATTCTGTGGAATGGTCCTGTGTGCACTCTCTTTGACGTAAGCACACTTATGTTCCTTTGGTTCTATTATAAGGCTGACAGTCTGGAAGACATTGTGTTCTTCCATTCTGCTTGGTTCATCGAAGGGCTTCTGATGCAGACTCTGATCATCCACTTGATCCGGACAGAGAAAATTCCCTTCGTTCAGGAGTTTGCCTCATGGCCCGTGCTTTGTTCTACAGTTCTGATTTCTGCCATCGGAATTGCAATTCCGTTCACACCAATTGGGGATGTGATGGGATTCGTTGAGCTTCCACTGTCGTACTTTGGATTTTTGGTGGTCCTTTTTGTAGGATATATTTTCGTCGGCCAGGTGGTCAAGAGACTATATATCATGGTTTACAAAAGTTGGCTTTAA